In Salisediminibacterium beveridgei, one DNA window encodes the following:
- a CDS encoding Ig-like domain-containing protein translates to METRRDQRKSRHFRRGLKQKSAIILFCLALTFSPYSIVAEGDDDREPDDQTTEEVAEGSDDQDEANDLEENTTEDESNREEESDDSDAVAEAEDEGNVEESSNNESEATEEESNESDDSNKEEEKDADSGNESETSEINTAESENANKEDYEKATEASDQEADSSEESTEEEDDVKEEKSEGTEKEAREEDSGEDASEETATEEETITEIVLMAEGDFDDIFVPYGTSREELDLPEEIVVEYSPFSLPNTSDIDWDDGDPEYDGHSPGRYHFTGETSAFTGPEQEPVVPTITVEVEGLEVTSVESLETIEVPFGTGRGDLELPDEVEVALSDGSDMDLGITWAESDPGFDGTAPGVYTFRGDLSLSGPAVNPDNLQASVDVDVQNPTVQAVENVDFIELPVGIEWEDLPLPDEVGVQLEDDSWQDVPVNWVDGTNGSEYDPYEIDTYSLIGELQLPKGIENPDELSASVTVYVEMTEIVDVETFETDMEVMFGTAKEDLPLPDEVEVTLDNDYTIDLPVNWGEGDPEYDSESPGTVTFTGTFDVPEEIVRPGAEYGMLLLQSLNPDEHILNPDGLTASITIEVQAPYITDVSELDPVIVPYGTQAEDVPVPEEVEVTLNTGDTMDLEVIWLSANPSYNPYMPGTYNLTGALNIGVEILSIESSSLSAAEFDANDIDPSMIENPDELPAMVDIIVEAPYITDVEDLKPIEVPYGTERGDFEVPSEVEVTISNGSKAELPVTWVESNPDYNSNMPGAYMFTGEFNVPGEWEDDEIRPGNGDVRPAMIEEESNILEVLTNPEGLSAMQPVFVLPPYLTDVEELDPIEVPYGTEEEDLPVPDEVEVTLSDGSTTHLPVTWEGSDPDYDGQTPGEYDFTGTFAIPEEWEDTLDEGDVRLAQVQSDVDIVDVAINPEGLTASVTVHVLDPLPVAVEEFDAIEVPHGTEEEDLELPEEAMITYEDDSEQAYAVEWVSSDPDYDGDSEGTYTFTGMLQDRETDEFSEVTIDVIVLPAEKEEEMTEEKEPEEALPQTNQNMNMSLYLAGALFILLAAGLAVRNRRTGTANE, encoded by the coding sequence TTGGAGACTCGCAGGGATCAACGGAAGTCCAGGCACTTCAGAAGGGGTTTAAAGCAGAAATCCGCTATCATTCTATTCTGTCTGGCACTCACATTCAGTCCGTACAGCATTGTTGCTGAAGGGGACGATGACAGAGAACCGGACGATCAGACCACTGAAGAAGTCGCCGAAGGTTCAGATGATCAAGACGAAGCCAATGACTTAGAGGAAAACACGACAGAAGATGAAAGTAACCGTGAAGAAGAATCAGATGACAGTGATGCAGTTGCAGAAGCTGAAGATGAAGGTAATGTTGAGGAAAGCTCAAACAACGAATCCGAAGCAACCGAGGAAGAGTCAAATGAATCTGATGATTCAAATAAAGAAGAGGAAAAAGATGCGGATTCAGGAAATGAATCTGAAACAAGTGAAATCAATACAGCTGAGTCTGAGAATGCAAATAAAGAAGACTATGAAAAGGCAACAGAAGCCTCTGATCAGGAAGCTGATTCTTCAGAAGAAAGCACTGAAGAAGAGGACGACGTGAAGGAAGAGAAATCTGAAGGAACGGAAAAAGAAGCAAGAGAGGAAGATTCAGGAGAAGACGCAAGTGAAGAAACGGCAACAGAGGAAGAAACCATTACTGAAATCGTCCTGATGGCTGAAGGCGATTTTGATGATATCTTCGTTCCTTATGGCACGTCAAGAGAAGAACTCGACCTGCCAGAAGAAATTGTGGTTGAATACAGTCCATTTTCACTTCCGAATACTAGTGACATTGATTGGGATGATGGGGATCCGGAGTATGACGGTCATTCACCCGGACGTTATCATTTTACAGGTGAAACAAGTGCATTTACTGGACCTGAGCAGGAACCTGTTGTACCAACCATCACCGTCGAAGTGGAAGGTCTTGAGGTTACCTCCGTGGAATCACTGGAGACCATTGAAGTGCCTTTCGGAACCGGACGGGGCGATCTGGAGCTTCCTGATGAGGTGGAAGTGGCATTGTCCGATGGTTCGGACATGGATCTGGGCATAACCTGGGCTGAAAGTGATCCCGGTTTTGATGGAACAGCTCCTGGAGTGTATACGTTCAGAGGTGATCTGAGTCTGAGTGGTCCTGCTGTCAATCCGGATAACCTGCAGGCAAGCGTGGATGTGGATGTTCAAAACCCGACAGTCCAGGCTGTTGAAAATGTTGATTTTATTGAATTGCCTGTTGGTATTGAATGGGAAGATCTTCCCCTCCCAGATGAAGTTGGCGTCCAGCTTGAAGATGACAGTTGGCAAGACGTTCCTGTCAATTGGGTGGACGGTACGAACGGCAGCGAGTACGACCCTTATGAAATTGACACCTACTCTTTAATCGGTGAACTCCAGTTACCTAAAGGGATCGAAAATCCCGACGAGCTTTCCGCATCTGTAACCGTCTACGTAGAAATGACAGAGATTGTGGATGTGGAGACATTTGAGACGGACATGGAAGTGATGTTCGGCACCGCGAAAGAAGATTTGCCGTTACCGGACGAGGTGGAAGTCACCCTTGATAACGATTACACGATTGATTTACCGGTGAATTGGGGTGAAGGTGATCCGGAATACGATTCGGAGAGCCCTGGCACGGTGACGTTCACAGGAACGTTCGATGTACCGGAGGAAATTGTTCGCCCAGGTGCTGAATATGGCATGCTGTTGTTGCAATCTCTGAATCCTGATGAGCATATTCTGAACCCGGATGGCTTGACGGCATCGATAACAATTGAAGTGCAAGCTCCTTATATTACAGATGTTTCTGAACTTGATCCTGTGATTGTACCTTATGGGACACAGGCTGAAGATGTGCCTGTGCCTGAAGAGGTGGAAGTGACGCTTAATACTGGTGATACGATGGACCTTGAGGTCATCTGGCTTAGCGCCAATCCTTCTTATAACCCTTATATGCCGGGAACATACAATTTGACAGGTGCCCTGAATATCGGAGTGGAAATTTTATCAATTGAAAGCTCATCATTATCTGCAGCTGAATTTGATGCGAATGACATCGATCCTTCGATGATTGAAAATCCTGATGAATTGCCGGCTATGGTTGATATCATTGTTGAAGCGCCATATATCACCGATGTGGAAGATTTGAAACCGATTGAAGTACCTTATGGAACAGAGCGCGGTGACTTTGAAGTACCATCAGAAGTTGAAGTGACAATAAGTAATGGCAGTAAAGCGGAATTGCCTGTTACCTGGGTTGAAAGTAACCCGGATTACAACAGTAATATGCCAGGAGCCTATATGTTCACTGGAGAATTCAATGTTCCTGGAGAATGGGAAGATGACGAAATCCGTCCGGGTAATGGAGATGTGCGTCCTGCCATGATTGAAGAGGAGAGCAACATCCTTGAAGTGTTAACGAATCCGGAAGGTCTCTCGGCCATGCAGCCGGTATTCGTTTTACCGCCATATCTCACAGACGTGGAAGAACTGGATCCAATTGAAGTACCTTATGGAACTGAAGAGGAAGATCTTCCAGTTCCGGACGAGGTGGAAGTGACTTTGAGTGACGGCAGTACAACTCATTTACCTGTAACCTGGGAGGGAAGCGATCCGGATTATGACGGACAAACTCCTGGTGAGTATGATTTCACAGGTACCTTCGCTATTCCTGAGGAATGGGAAGATACACTGGACGAAGGAGATGTACGTCTTGCTCAGGTGCAAAGTGATGTGGATATCGTTGACGTTGCAATAAATCCAGAAGGTTTGACAGCGTCGGTCACGGTTCATGTCCTTGATCCGCTGCCGGTTGCAGTAGAGGAATTTGATGCCATTGAAGTACCGCATGGCACCGAAGAAGAGGATCTGGAACTTCCTGAAGAAGCGATGATCACTTATGAAGACGATTCCGAACAGGCCTATGCTGTGGAGTGGGTATCCTCGGATCCTGACTATGATGGGGATTCCGAAGGGACTTATACGTTCACGGGGATGCTTCAGGATCGTGAAACAGACGAATTTAGTGAAGTGACAATTGATGTCATTGTTCTTCCGGCAGAAAAAGAGGAAGAGATGACCGAAGAAAAAGAACCTGAAGAGGCCTTGCCACAGACCAATCAGAACATGAATATGAGTTTGTATCTGGCAGGTGCACTCTTTATCCTGCTGGCAGCTGGACTGGCTGTTCGAAATCGCAGAACCGGCACAGCAAATGAATAA
- a CDS encoding class A sortase, which produces MSGKMKVFISVILAMGIGLIAYQPVMNYLVIPSALDDQYRYFDELTREEITVNAERFSSPDQNQDELPDDERFDFSAVESVETEDLQDAKLDHDAVVGSIVIPSVDVALPILYGATHDNMMVGAGTMKPGQAMGEGNYALSSHAVQNPGLLFTPIRHIEAGELMYVTDKEQVYVYEASYREVIEPTRIEVIHDQADRRMLTLISCHASDGSDRIVVQGDLVDVVSLENMDSEMKERLLQLK; this is translated from the coding sequence ATGTCCGGGAAAATGAAAGTCTTCATCAGTGTGATTCTGGCGATGGGTATCGGGCTCATCGCGTACCAGCCGGTGATGAATTACCTGGTGATTCCATCTGCCCTCGACGATCAGTATCGATACTTTGATGAGTTGACCCGCGAAGAGATCACCGTCAATGCCGAACGTTTCAGTTCACCAGATCAGAATCAAGATGAGCTGCCGGACGACGAACGGTTTGATTTCAGCGCCGTGGAGAGTGTGGAGACCGAGGATCTGCAGGATGCCAAACTGGACCATGATGCGGTTGTCGGCTCGATTGTCATTCCGAGTGTGGACGTGGCGTTGCCCATTTTATACGGCGCGACCCACGACAACATGATGGTCGGAGCCGGTACGATGAAGCCGGGACAAGCGATGGGGGAAGGGAACTATGCCCTGTCGAGTCATGCGGTGCAAAATCCTGGTCTCTTGTTTACACCGATCCGTCATATTGAAGCAGGTGAGCTGATGTATGTGACCGATAAAGAACAGGTTTATGTGTACGAAGCCTCTTACCGGGAAGTGATTGAACCGACGCGGATTGAAGTGATTCATGATCAGGCCGACAGGCGGATGCTGACATTAATCAGCTGTCATGCCAGTGATGGATCGGACCGGATTGTCGTGCAGGGTGACCTGGTGGATGTGGTTTCTCTTGAGAACATGGATTCCGAAATGAAAGAGCGGCTGTTGCAATTGAAATGA
- a CDS encoding DUF4870 domain-containing protein codes for MTENNGQGSSGHIEKSSTGLDYNVAGLLTYSLGVITGILFLVLEKDSRYVRYHALQSIFLWLVIIVINMFIQIIPLIGFLFSLLFAPVAFVIWIVCMYKAYKGQWFKVPVIGKIAEQQLGDFKN; via the coding sequence ATGACAGAGAACAATGGACAAGGTTCATCAGGGCACATTGAAAAAAGTTCAACGGGTTTGGATTATAATGTTGCCGGCTTATTGACGTATTCACTCGGGGTGATTACCGGGATTCTGTTTCTGGTACTGGAAAAGGACAGCCGGTATGTCCGCTATCATGCGCTGCAGTCGATTTTCCTGTGGCTCGTCATTATTGTCATTAATATGTTTATTCAAATCATTCCACTCATTGGCTTTTTATTCTCGCTGTTGTTTGCACCAGTTGCCTTTGTCATCTGGATTGTTTGCATGTACAAAGCCTATAAAGGCCAATGGTTCAAAGTGCCGGTTATCGGCAAGATCGCTGAGCAGCAACTCGGGGATTTTAAAAACTGA
- a CDS encoding Ig-like domain-containing protein, which yields MKNQSQKRKARRFRKGLKQKSTILLFCLALTFSPYSIVAEGKNGDESDEKVTEEVTEEAENQEEAANSEEVEEESSREEEQEEIDETAEEDEGVTEEEGEGTEEESDDETEGDQEETTHPEDDQKEENEDSIEKTEHKEGSSEDGTNEEDESSNTSTTKEDGKKNDEKSSGDEGASSSSASEPEVNDEGGSTVINPNDLVVSYGTAREDLSLPERVTVDLTNDQYRSVEVEWDDGEPDYDGFTPGTYQFTGEVQFYTMKATMNVEVAEPVITGVDEQDPVYVSSGIEFADLPLPDVVDVELEDGSREEVKVTWEEGTNGESFYPEVPGVYNIIGQLELPDGMENPDQVSASISVVVEYVDIVDVEEFQIPTAVNYGTERQDLPLPGEVEVTLGNGEEVPLTVTWEESEGQPEYDGERRGSILFTGTFDVPVNPESDQGMMNQSNAYAGEYVFNPRELAAEFTIIVNPPTILSVIEPDPVDIPYGTEKEDTHLPDEVEVILWDENHMFLDVIWWASDSETDFDPFTPGEYEVTGRFLQEEIGAASVQSMDRGAFPDYEGLILNPSGIDPVVTLIVQAPEVTDVVDPDPLRVGYGTELGDVPLPEELDVTLNDGTSIDVPVTWEEGDPAYDGETPGDYAFTGTLEVNTPERNGNEVVLAEDETLLDLVTNPDGMTADLTVTVDEPMPVAVEQFDPMEVPFGTLESELDLPEEGTVSFEDDSEEVFAIEWTESDPEYDGERGGTYLFRGILQDGIGDEFSEVSIEVIVLEEEVDEDPGATEPDEPKPDEPEEKEENEEKDESKEKVEEKEEDKDETLPQTNQNMNMSLYLAGALFILLAVGLAVRNRKTGTVNE from the coding sequence TTGAAGAATCAGAGTCAAAAGCGAAAAGCAAGACGATTCAGAAAAGGCTTGAAACAGAAATCAACAATTCTCTTATTCTGTCTGGCACTCACATTCAGTCCTTACAGCATCGTTGCTGAAGGGAAGAATGGCGATGAATCGGATGAGAAGGTCACCGAAGAAGTCACTGAAGAGGCTGAAAATCAAGAAGAAGCTGCGAACAGTGAAGAAGTTGAAGAAGAGAGCAGTCGTGAGGAAGAACAAGAAGAGATTGATGAAACAGCTGAAGAGGATGAAGGAGTGACGGAAGAAGAAGGTGAAGGAACTGAAGAAGAATCAGATGATGAAACTGAAGGGGATCAGGAAGAAACCACCCATCCAGAGGATGATCAAAAAGAAGAGAATGAAGATTCTATAGAAAAAACGGAGCACAAAGAGGGTTCCTCAGAAGATGGAACAAATGAAGAGGATGAATCCTCAAATACATCAACGACGAAAGAAGACGGAAAAAAGAATGATGAAAAATCATCTGGGGATGAAGGTGCATCATCAAGTTCAGCAAGCGAACCTGAAGTGAATGATGAAGGTGGTTCAACGGTCATCAATCCGAATGATCTTGTTGTCAGTTATGGTACTGCCAGAGAAGATCTTTCACTGCCTGAACGGGTGACCGTTGATCTTACAAACGATCAATACAGATCTGTTGAAGTGGAATGGGATGATGGTGAACCTGATTATGATGGGTTTACACCAGGAACCTACCAATTCACGGGAGAAGTTCAGTTTTATACAATGAAAGCGACAATGAACGTCGAAGTGGCAGAACCTGTGATCACAGGTGTTGATGAACAGGACCCGGTTTATGTGTCCAGTGGTATTGAATTCGCCGACCTGCCACTCCCTGATGTGGTCGATGTCGAACTGGAAGATGGAAGTCGTGAAGAGGTAAAGGTGACATGGGAAGAAGGAACGAACGGGGAATCTTTTTATCCTGAAGTCCCTGGTGTTTATAACATCATCGGACAACTTGAATTGCCTGATGGAATGGAAAATCCTGATCAAGTTTCCGCATCCATCAGCGTTGTGGTGGAATATGTGGATATTGTTGATGTGGAAGAGTTCCAGATTCCGACAGCGGTGAACTACGGAACTGAAAGGCAGGATCTGCCACTGCCGGGAGAAGTGGAAGTAACCCTGGGGAACGGCGAAGAAGTGCCACTTACGGTCACCTGGGAGGAGTCTGAAGGTCAGCCGGAATATGATGGTGAGCGTCGGGGTTCGATTCTCTTTACCGGAACCTTTGATGTCCCGGTAAATCCGGAGAGTGATCAAGGCATGATGAATCAGTCAAATGCTTATGCGGGTGAATACGTGTTTAACCCAAGGGAGTTAGCGGCAGAATTCACGATTATTGTGAATCCCCCGACGATTCTCAGTGTGATTGAACCTGACCCTGTTGATATCCCATACGGGACAGAAAAAGAAGATACGCACTTACCGGATGAGGTGGAAGTGATCTTATGGGATGAAAACCATATGTTTCTTGATGTCATCTGGTGGGCATCCGATTCTGAAACCGACTTTGATCCCTTTACGCCTGGCGAGTATGAAGTGACAGGAAGGTTCCTTCAGGAGGAGATCGGAGCAGCGTCTGTTCAGTCAATGGACAGAGGAGCGTTTCCGGATTATGAAGGACTGATTTTAAATCCTTCAGGTATTGATCCGGTGGTGACGCTGATTGTTCAGGCTCCGGAAGTTACGGATGTGGTGGATCCCGATCCGTTACGTGTCGGCTATGGAACAGAACTGGGTGATGTTCCGTTGCCGGAAGAGCTTGACGTGACGCTCAATGATGGAACCAGTATTGACGTTCCTGTGACCTGGGAAGAAGGCGATCCTGCCTATGACGGGGAAACCCCAGGGGATTACGCATTTACAGGCACACTGGAAGTGAACACGCCTGAGCGTAACGGCAATGAAGTCGTTCTTGCTGAAGATGAAACGCTGCTTGATCTGGTCACGAACCCGGATGGAATGACAGCGGATCTCACAGTGACCGTTGATGAACCGATGCCGGTAGCGGTGGAACAGTTTGATCCAATGGAAGTCCCGTTTGGCACATTGGAAAGCGAACTGGACCTGCCGGAAGAAGGAACGGTTTCATTTGAAGATGATTCAGAAGAAGTTTTTGCCATCGAATGGACTGAATCCGATCCTGAATATGATGGTGAACGGGGCGGAACGTATCTGTTCAGAGGCATTCTTCAGGACGGCATCGGGGATGAATTCAGTGAAGTGAGCATTGAAGTGATCGTCCTTGAGGAAGAAGTGGATGAAGACCCGGGTGCAACCGAACCGGATGAGCCAAAACCGGATGAACCGGAGGAGAAAGAAGAGAACGAAGAGAAAGACGAATCCAAAGAGAAGGTTGAAGAGAAAGAGGAAGATAAGGATGAAACCTTGCCACAGACCAATCAGAACATGAATATGAGTCTGTATCTGGCGGGTGCACTCTTTATCCTGCTGGCAGTTGGACTGGCTGTTCGAAATCGGAAAACAGGAACAGTAAATGAATAA
- a CDS encoding radical SAM protein codes for MMNMTNDCQDVKNPVFQAYLKRYEEIQKQTDEAIASLGIAFGGRSDEVNLTFDESEGVVSRNQNKSHYVNWISPACIACQTGEKSHTSFVSFKCHKSCYFCFNENQENFAEFQVRNNHPVLELERLLKQGKTFEHIALTGGEPLLHPKESVAFFEFIRDNTPKTYTRLYTAGDLLNNMLLKALGDAGLDEVRFSVKQDETSKQHEQLFERMRLSKSYIPRVVVEMPVIPGTLSEMKALLLKLDAIGIDGINLLEFCFPIQNPAPFIERGFKLKYPPFETYYNYWYAGGLAIDESQDLCRELLSFAVKEDLSLGVHYCSLENKHTGQLYQQNSTINDDQVRTFSQRDYFLKSAKAFGEDVNKVKHYLDERELTGYELHPDHQYIEFSVSYLEQIQKELNVEIGIASLVTEQDATGNVFREVGILPI; via the coding sequence ATGATGAACATGACAAATGATTGCCAAGATGTAAAAAACCCGGTTTTTCAAGCCTATCTGAAGAGGTATGAAGAGATTCAAAAACAGACCGACGAGGCCATTGCCTCTCTTGGCATTGCCTTTGGTGGTCGGAGTGATGAAGTGAATCTGACCTTTGATGAAAGTGAGGGTGTTGTATCACGTAATCAAAACAAGAGTCATTATGTGAATTGGATCTCCCCTGCATGTATTGCCTGTCAAACGGGTGAAAAGAGTCATACATCGTTTGTATCGTTTAAATGCCACAAATCCTGTTATTTTTGCTTCAATGAGAATCAGGAGAATTTTGCTGAATTCCAGGTGCGGAATAATCATCCGGTGCTTGAACTTGAACGATTGCTTAAGCAGGGTAAGACGTTTGAGCATATTGCATTAACAGGCGGGGAACCGTTGCTGCATCCAAAAGAAAGTGTGGCATTCTTTGAGTTTATCCGGGATAATACACCAAAAACATATACCCGCCTTTACACGGCAGGGGATTTGTTGAACAACATGCTATTAAAGGCGCTCGGTGATGCGGGACTCGATGAGGTCCGTTTCAGCGTCAAGCAGGATGAGACGTCCAAACAGCATGAACAGCTGTTTGAACGGATGAGGCTGTCGAAGTCATATATTCCGAGAGTCGTCGTGGAGATGCCGGTGATTCCGGGTACGCTGTCTGAGATGAAGGCACTGCTTTTGAAGTTGGATGCGATTGGTATCGACGGCATCAATCTCCTTGAGTTCTGTTTTCCGATTCAAAACCCTGCACCGTTTATCGAGCGTGGCTTTAAACTGAAGTATCCGCCATTTGAGACGTATTATAACTACTGGTACGCGGGTGGACTGGCAATTGATGAAAGCCAGGATCTATGCAGGGAACTGCTGAGCTTCGCGGTGAAAGAGGATCTGTCCCTGGGTGTTCATTACTGTTCGCTGGAAAACAAGCATACAGGTCAGCTGTATCAGCAAAACAGCACAATCAATGACGATCAAGTCAGAACGTTTTCGCAAAGAGATTATTTTTTGAAGTCCGCGAAAGCGTTTGGTGAGGATGTAAACAAAGTAAAACATTATCTGGATGAGAGGGAATTGACTGGCTATGAATTACATCCTGATCATCAGTATATCGAATTTTCAGTTTCGTATCTTGAACAGATTCAAAAGGAGCTGAACGTGGAAATCGGTATAGCCTCTTTGGTTACAGAGCAGGATGCGACGGGAAACGTGTTCCGGGAAGTCGGAATCTTGCCGATTTAA
- a CDS encoding dimethyl sulfoxide reductase anchor subunit family protein gives MFHVLAEEWQLLLFTLMMQAAVGTFLFVVILRSRKKLDLDLRKSVTRKGLLVTGPLVIIGILLSALHLGDPLGAYRSILNVSSSWLSREIVFTGLFFAMWAVAFILDRKDKWNSLFGWLTVLAGAGAVVSMASIYATSIIPAWTDFNTYLTFFGTAIFFGVAIMVMILLTSSKRNPDQVQSVLKSLAITGGVVLIVQLAYLPVFLSGLSTAGAAGVQSLEVLSSQHIWSIMIRWTLSLGGIGLILYALFRSKPLQAGQYGLIYAAFSMILVGEFLGRYIFYATGVPMFIG, from the coding sequence ATGTTTCATGTTCTTGCTGAAGAATGGCAGCTTCTCCTGTTCACACTGATGATGCAGGCAGCCGTAGGAACATTTCTGTTCGTTGTCATTCTGCGAAGTAGAAAAAAACTGGACCTGGATCTCCGGAAAAGCGTAACTCGTAAAGGATTATTGGTCACGGGCCCTCTGGTGATCATCGGAATTTTGCTTTCGGCGCTTCATTTGGGGGATCCACTGGGTGCTTATCGATCCATTCTGAATGTTTCATCCTCCTGGCTGAGTCGGGAAATTGTCTTTACAGGTTTATTTTTTGCGATGTGGGCTGTGGCCTTTATACTCGACCGAAAAGACAAATGGAACAGCCTTTTCGGCTGGCTTACGGTTCTGGCAGGTGCCGGAGCGGTTGTGAGTATGGCCAGCATTTATGCAACATCGATTATTCCAGCATGGACCGACTTCAATACGTACCTGACCTTCTTTGGTACAGCGATCTTTTTCGGAGTGGCGATCATGGTGATGATCCTGCTGACGTCCAGTAAGAGGAATCCAGATCAAGTTCAAAGTGTTTTAAAATCGCTGGCGATTACGGGTGGTGTGGTACTGATTGTCCAGTTGGCGTATTTACCGGTATTCTTGAGTGGTTTATCAACGGCTGGGGCAGCAGGTGTTCAATCGCTTGAAGTGCTGTCTTCTCAACATATCTGGTCAATCATGATTCGCTGGACGTTATCGTTGGGAGGCATCGGTTTGATCCTGTACGCGTTGTTCCGGAGTAAACCATTGCAGGCAGGTCAGTATGGTTTGATATATGCAGCGTTCTCAATGATTTTAGTCGGTGAGTTTCTTGGGCGGTATATTTTTTATGCAACAGGAGTACCCATGTTTATAGGGTAA
- a CDS encoding DMSO/selenate family reductase complex B subunit — protein MGQKGFYIDSTVCSGCKVCSVSCKDVNDLKVGVNYRRVYEFEGGRFPDTWGFFLSVSCNHCDEPKCAENCPTGAIFKRTEDGLVVNDEAKCVGCKMCLWSCPYEGPQYNEETGKAGKCDGCAALVDEGENPACVDACVMRALDFGELDDLRAKYGDGVDLKVFADKGITHPNVIVKAIPQAEK, from the coding sequence ATGGGACAAAAAGGATTCTATATTGATTCGACCGTCTGTTCAGGGTGTAAAGTGTGTTCTGTTTCCTGTAAAGATGTGAATGACTTAAAAGTCGGCGTCAATTACAGGCGGGTCTATGAATTTGAAGGAGGACGATTCCCGGACACGTGGGGTTTCTTCCTGTCCGTCAGCTGCAATCACTGTGATGAACCGAAGTGTGCGGAGAATTGTCCGACGGGAGCGATTTTTAAACGAACAGAGGATGGTTTGGTCGTAAATGATGAGGCGAAGTGCGTTGGCTGCAAAATGTGCTTGTGGTCCTGCCCTTATGAAGGCCCTCAATACAATGAGGAAACAGGAAAAGCCGGGAAATGCGACGGATGTGCAGCTCTCGTTGATGAGGGCGAAAATCCCGCCTGCGTTGATGCCTGTGTGATGCGGGCACTTGACTTCGGGGAGCTGGACGACCTTCGGGCGAAATACGGGGACGGTGTGGATTTGAAGGTGTTTGCGGATAAGGGCATCACACACCCTAATGTGATTGTCAAAGCCATTCCGCAGGCTGAAAAATAA